From Phragmites australis chromosome 5, lpPhrAust1.1, whole genome shotgun sequence, a single genomic window includes:
- the LOC133918544 gene encoding methyl-CpG-binding domain-containing protein 9-like isoform X3, which produces MQFMPSFDLAHCLGMRQKFTSMDRDITADGNVPHRSIHLRRRRSLPQTSTLPMFAENHEFGTASIFMDPSFFTKAMEPSPSENRSSLKPPKFLVENSNHRSHHRTVGLPVQYSDFFITCLGEIDNRTSYHNSYQIWPVGFTSYWHDKITGSLFECEVCDGGNFGPLFKVRRLPCSVFPLPDASTTLCRNVVRKADTIETKESSSLIEDTANDTDDNIFMLLSEPSEVNQDFLSCLSNDMEGKRTLGCSNIPGSYMTMPTIPSHSGAFSSAPTKEVNLHDKIGEFTFEGTSPSSVWRMISCAMTEACEKMYKEHGHLVFFCTHSSEKPSFDYGSGSQNTDGPCNPLTRFCSSYGPSILQFIEKENDAESTCALLKEWLYQDRIGFDMEFVQEIVESLPKSRACSNYQFLCNRDGFVSSLTVASGTLLSVHKNSPSNGDTMSYGRHGSVVSGPQDRAQPRSLSIRELPRGNPISCKLPPELAGDVFQILEFLGRFAEIVGLKEAPSIEQVEDELIDPWPICANQKDIQHYRDHTPPTNSPANVSTSHSNGESGLTTNEEIAPVFIPVETSSTREATQDNLAAQTLGRCSGVVLPEIHLALLRVLFSELLSKVAIFVDPSIDPKESKSKRGRKRDADNATKDLKIDMLTANKLTWPELSRRYILAVSSMSGCMDLSDISSREGVKLFRCLQGDGGILCGAFPGVVGMEKDALLLAEAENLIYNSSADEGNKVFMMDFKDTDVVDSPEEPASDINTLPDWVESLEPVRKLPTNVGTRIRKCVYEALERKPPEWARKILEHSISKEVYKGNASGPTKKAVLSVLTEACRVKVPQNPEKPRKQKNIISISEAIMKKCRIALRRAISSDESKLFGNLLGTTLTNSNENEDEGILGFPGMVSRPLDFRTIDIRLAMGAYRGSWEAFRDDVQEVICNLHTAFGDRPDVLEMVVALSQSFESLYKTEVLDVVEKFDKYLCNKDDDSELNEELLDILTAANNMPKAPWEDGVCKVCGIDRDDDSVLLCDKCDSEYHTYCLNPPLARIPEGNWYCPSCVAGRKRAHPDHNVADLMREQKKHVGEESHAFYDAVNKLAMAMEEKEYWELSIPERIYLLKFLCDEMLNTALIREHLDQCSDKSVDLQQKFRSWNYELKELKYKVEIRTSCARQGRWIKNEHLGNSSGLGENQQRGMPTASDHLEESEQVNVGVNLNNPADGAPAGQLNVGRPYKTDNDISSASLIEGNTSLGLSKQPSGITTDRIDGDAIGEGFQSCEKSLGSTSCTYDNLNMRESHLTTVISSPNGELPDKNASRSFQDNLEASTTTVVDHDADNNEMKILLDRISQLQDSISTVESQLTMASLRRDCLGRDLVGRLYWVIARPGKRPWLVADGSMLIPKYRDISMVSSYPQSTFDCRGWNSASVVMYESDEEIKCLVDWLRDYEPREKELKDSILLWQRLNLQASFPLSDPPASKFSKIGPLIDLPHTKAFVILEQKYGLQLDQDTSDLSKRRGKKTKSGSEERTYRCDCLEPIWPSRYHCLTCHETYLTSTEYEEHNGGKCNRSNHSRNESKENDEPKVKGIKSDTKEKDPADHNCSIDPSSNRKLEPCPYDFEEICRKFVTNDSNTETVKEIGLIGSNGVPSFVPSPAFFFEPPVVLSQNKRYDDMPNDWTSSLEECQAMSAKKNGLEESKSGQDCPGNAGEEQMPKSRKPVRDSTSGEETSSARGKPTRLLAVNGGLVPESSLRPVIGRNSHILKQLKINLLDVDAALPEEALRASKSQQIRRRSWRAFVKDAESISQVVLATILLESMIKAEFLKNNWWYWSSFTAAIKTATVSSLALRIYTLDDCIIYTKDHVPNTEPADGGKPVNKGKRKKEGESSAS; this is translated from the exons ATGCAGTTTATGCCATCATTTGATCTTGCTCATTGTCTTGGCATGAGACAAAAATTTACTTCCATGGACCGAGATATAACTGCTGATGGAAATGTACCACATAGGTCAATTCATTTACGCAGAAGAAGATCTCTTCCACAAACATCAACATTACCCATGTTTGCTGAGAACCATGAGTTTGGAACTGCCAGCATTTTTATGGATCCATCTTTTTTTACCAAAGCAATGGAACCAAGTCCTAGTGAAAACAGAAGTTCATTAAAGCCTCCAAAATTTCTTGTCGAAAATAGCAATCATCGGTCACATCATCGTACA GTTGGCCTACCTGTTCAATATAGTGATTTCTTTATTACCTGCTTGGGAGAAATCGACAATCGGacaagttaccataattccTACCAGATATGGCCGGTGGGTTTTACGTCTTACTGGCATGACAAAATTACTGGTTCACTGTTTGAGTGTGAGGTCTGTGATGGGGGAAATTTTGGACCTTTGTTTAAGGTCAGAAGGTTACCATGTTCAGTGTTCCCACTTCCGGATGCATCAACCACTCTATGCCGAAATGTTGTGAGAAAGGCTGATACAATAGAAACAAAGGAAAGTAGCAGTTTGATTGAAGATACTGCTAATGATACTGATGATAACATTTTCATGCTCCTATCAGAACCCTCTGAAGTGAATCAAGATTTCTTATCATGTCTTAGTAATGATATGGAGGGTAAAAGGACATTAGGGTGCAGTAACATACCGGGTTCATATATGACAATGCCAACTATACCGTCACATTCTGGGGCTTTCAGTTCAGCACCGACTAAAGAAGTAAATTTGCATGACAAAATTGGTGAGTTTACATTTGAAGGAACATCACCTTCCTCAGTCTGGAGGATGATTTCTTGTGCTATGACAGAAGCTTGTGAAAAAATGTACAAGGAACATGGCCATTTGGTATTCTTCTGCACGCACAGTAGTGAAAAGCCTTCATTTGACTATGGGAGTGGATCTCAGAACACTGATGGTCCTTGCAATCCATTGACTAGATTTTGCTCATCCTATGGGCCCAGTATACTGCAATTTATAGAAAAGGAGAATGATGCAGAATCAACTTGTGCATTACTTAAAGAATGGTTGTATCAGGACAGAATTGGATTCGATATGGAATTTGTTCAAGAAATTGTGGAATCCCTTCCTAAATCCAGGGCTTGTTCAAACTACCAGTTCTTGTGTAACAGGGATGGATTTGTCTCTTCGTTGACAGTTGCAAGTGGCACACTTTTATCTGTGCATAAAAATAGTCCGAGTAATGGGGACACCATGTCATATGGTAGACATGGATCTGTGGTATCTGGGCCACAGGATCGTGCTCAACCTAGATCTTTGAGCATCCGTGAGCTTCCTCGGGGAAATCCTATTAGCTGCAAGCTTCCACCAGAGTTGGCGGGAGATGTTTTCCAG ATATTGGAGTTTCTGGGGCGATTTGCTGAAATCGTTGGACTGAAAGAAGCTCCTTCAATTGAGCAAGTAGAAGATGAACTTATTGACCCATGGCCAATTTGTGCAAATCAAAAGGACATTCAACACTACAGGGATCACACCCCACCAACGAATTCACCTGCAAATGTTTCTACGTCGCATTCGAATGGTGAATCAGGTCTAACTACTAATGAAGAGATAGCACCTGTGTTTATTCCAGTTGAAACTTCTTCAACTAGGGAAGCTACTCAAGATAACTTGGCAGCCCAGACACTTGGGAGATGTAGTGGTGTAGTGTTGCCTGAGATCCACCTTGCACTCTTGAGGGTTCTTTTTAGTGAGCTATTATCGAAGGTTGCAATTTTTGTTGATCCAAGCATTGACCCTAAAGAATCAAAATCCAAACGTGGAAGAAAGAGGGACGCAGACAATGCAACAAAAGATTTAAAGATTGATATGCTGACTGCTAATAAGTTGACTTGGCCGGAGTTGTCTAGAAGGTATATTTTAGCTGTTTCTTCCATGAGTGGGTGCATGGATTTATCTGATATTTCTAGTCGAGAAGGAGTGAAGTTGTTTCGCTGCCTACAAGGTGATGGTGGTATCCTGTGTGGAGCATTCCCTGGGGTTGTTGGCATGGAGAAGGATGCTTTG CTGCTTGCCGAGGCTGAAAATTTGATATACAATTCTTCAGCGGATGAAGGGAATAAGGTCTTTATGATGGATTTCAAGGATACTGATGTTGTGGATTCTCCTGAGGAGCCTGCTAGTGATATTAATACATTACCAGATTGGGTGGAATCACTGGAGCCTGTGAGAAAATTACCAACTAATGTAGGAACAAGAATAAGAAAGTGTGTTTATGAAGCTTTGGAGAGGAAACCTCCAGAATGGGCAAGGAAAATTTTAGAGCATTCAATCAGTAAAGAGGTCTACAAGGGTAATGCATCTGGACCGACCAAG AAAGCTGTTTTGTCCGTCTTGACAGAGGCATGTCGTGTAAAAGTACCGCAAAATCCTGAAAAaccaagaaaacaaaagaacattATTTCCATCTCAGAGGCTATCATGAAAAAGTGTCGTATTGCCCTGCGGCGTGCTATTTCCTCAGATGAATCAAAGCTTTTTGGAAATTTGCTTGGAACAACTCTAACGAATTCCAATGAGAATGAGGATGAGGGTATCCTTGGATTTCCTGGTATGGTATCTCGCCCTTTGGACTTTCGCACAATTGATATAAGGTTGGCTATGGGAGCTTATCGTGGATCTTGGGAAGCTTTTCGTGATGATGTACAAGAA GTAATCTGTAATCTGCACACTGCATTTGGTGATCGACCTGATGTGCTGGAAATGGTTGTAGCATTGTCTCAGAGTTTTGAGTCATTATATAAGACAGAG GTACTCGATGTTGTTGAGAAGTTTGATAAGTACCTCTGTAACAAGGATGACGATTCAGAACTCAATGAGGAGTTACTTGATATTCTCACTGCAGCAAACAACATGCCCAAAGCTCCGTGGGAGGATGGTGTTTGCAAAGTATGTGGCATTGATAGAGATGACGATAGTGTTCTTCTATGCGATAAATGTGACTCGGAATACCATACGTACTGCTTGAATCCACCACTAGCTCGCATACCAGAAGGAAACTGGTACTGCCCATCATGTGTGGCAGGCAGAAAGAGAGCGCATCCTGATCACAATGTTGCAGATTTGATGCGAGAACAGAAGAAGCATGTTGGGGAGGAATCTCATGCTTTTTATGATGCAGTTAATAAGTTAGCTATGGCAATGGAAGAGAAAGAGTACTGGGAGCTTAGCATACCAGAG AGAATatatttgctgaaatttctatGCGACGAAATGCTCAACACAGCTCTAATTAGGGAACATTTAGATCAATGTTCAGATAAGTCCGTTGATCTCCAGCAGAAGTTTCGGTCTTGGAATTATGAATTGAAAGAGCTGAAATATAAGGTAGAAATAAGGACTTCATGCGCCAGACAAGGTAGATGGATCAAAAATGAACATTTAGGTAATAGTTCAGGACTTGGGGAAAATCAGCAGCGTGGCATGCCCACAGCATCAGACCATCTTGAAGAGAGTGAACAGGTTAATGTTGGAGTTAACCTCAACAACCCAGCTGATGGGGCTCCTGCTGGGCAATTGAATGTAGGTAGACCTTACAAAACTGACAATGACATATCCAGTGCATCTTTGATTGAGGGAAATACATCTTTGGGACTTTCCAAACAACCATCAGGGATAACTACTGACCGGATTGATGGGGATGCTATCGGTGAAGGGTTCCAAAGTTGTGAGAAGTCATTAGGTAGCACAAGTTGTACTTATGATAACTTGAATATGAGAGAGTCTCATTTGACTACAGTTATCAGTTCACCAAATGGGGAGTTGCCTGACAAGAATGCTAGTAGATCATTCCAAGATAACCTGGAAGCATCAACAACCACAGTAGTTGATCATGATGCTGATAACAATGAAATGAAGATTTTATTGGATAGGATTTCACAATTGCAGGATTCAATTAGCACAGTAGAGTCACAGCTCACTATGGCATCCTTGAGAAGAGACTGTCTGGGAAGGGATTTGGTGGGTCGATTGTACTGGGTTATAGCAAGACCTGGTAAACGTCCTTGGTTGGTTGCTGATGGAAGCATGCTGATACCCAAGTACAGAGACATTAGCATGGTTAGCAGCTATCCTCAGTCTACATTTGATTGTAGAGGTTGGAACTCAGCATCAGttgttatgtatgaatctgATGAAGAAATCAAGTGTCTTGTTGACTGGCTAAGGGACTATGAGCCTAGGGAGAAAGAACTGAAAGACTCTATCTTGCTCTGGCAAAGACTTAATCTCCAGGCTAGTTTTCCTCTTAGTGATCCTCCAGCGTCCAAGTTTTCAAAGATTGGACCACTCATAGACCTTCCACATACCAaggcttttgtaattttggAGCAAAAGTATGGCCTGCAATTGGACCAGGACACTAGTGATCTCTCGAAAAGGCGAGGAAAGAAGACAAAATCAGGTTCTGAAGAAAGAACATATCGCTGCGACTGTTTAGAACCTATATGGCCTTCTCGGTATCATTGTTTAACTTGTCATGAGACTTATCTTACATCAACAGAATATGAAGAGCATAATGGTGGAAAATGCAACAGAAGCAATCATTCTCGTAATGAAAGCAAGGAAAATGATGAGCCAAAAGTGAAGGGTATCAAGTCTGATACAAAGGAAAAAGATCCAGCAGATCATAATTGTTCCATTGATCCATCTAGCAACAGAAAATTGGAGCCATGCCCTTATGACTTTGAAGAAATTTGCAGAAAATTTGTCACAAATGATTCAAACACGGAAACAGTGAAGGAGATTGGGCTCATTGGATCAAATGGAGTTCCATCTTTTGTGCCTTCACCTGCATTTTTCTTTGAACCGCCAGTTGTGCTAAGTCAAAATAAAAGATATGATGATATGCCAAATGATTGGACTTCCTCTTTGGAGGAATGCCAGGCAATGTCTGCCAAAAAGAACGGGCTGGAGGAGTCCAAGTCTGGTCAAGATTGTCCTGGCAATGCAGGTGAAGAGCAGATGCCAAAATCAAGGAAGCCTGTCAGGGATAGTACTTCTGGCGAGGAAACATCTTCTGCAAGAGGCAAACCAACAAGATTGCTAGCTGTTAATGGGGGCTTGGTTCCGGAGTCATCATTGAGGCCTGTGATAGGAAGGAACTCTCATATCCTAAAGCAGCTAAAGATAAACTTGCTTGATGTAGACGCAGCTTTGCCTGAGGAAGCATTGAGAGCCTCAAAGTCTCAGCAAATAAGAAGACGTTCATGGCGTGCTTTTGTCAAGGATGCAGAATCAATATCCCAG GTGGTATTGGCAACCATCTTGTTGGAGAGCATGATAAAAGCTGAGTTCCTGAAGAACAATTGGTGGTACTGGTCCTCCTTCACAGCAGCTATCAAGACAGCAACCGTATCTTCGCTTGCCCTCCGGATCTACACTCTTGACGACTGCATCATCTACACAAAGGATCATGTTCCAAACACCGAGCCGGCTGACGGTGGAAAGCCTGTAAACaaggggaagaggaagaaagagggGGAATCATCGGCATCGTAA